accaataaaataaaattcagaaaaCATGAATCCCACCGCGCAATTAATCTCCGAGCTGCATTTGAAAACAtgcttaaaatgacaataaattacTCATTTTTATGTCGCTGTAATTGTCTACTGTACGCTAGATGGCAGCCCGATCCAGACATTATAAGCCTGCACAGCGCAGCCTTCGGCGTTCATGCACAAAAAGCCGGTTTCCCTGCGCATTATACCGAAAAACTTCCCTCGTTAATAAATCTGTTAAAACATACACTAGACGGTGGATTTTTCATACTTTACACTATCGCGACAGTCTGATTCCTCTTTTGAGCCCTGGCTGGCAGAGCGATCGGTTTCCTATCACAGAATAAAGCGTTCCGTTATACTCGTACGTTTCCAGCCAAACTAGCGGCGGTCATCGCGCGTCCCGAtactttgtgtatatttaattgttttgttgaaAACTGGGTATGTTAGTGACATCTGAGGACATGGTTTGTGCACTGACTCGCGATCTCGAGACGGTATTGTTCCGTCAAATGACGTAAAACGTTAATGGATCCTTCACAGTTCGGATCTAGACGCCGCgatgaatatttttgtaattaagaCTACAGCTTCGAACAAAACACTTTCAACTTTGTGCTGCTCGCACCAGTCCTTCCGCCTCACGcgcatttgtttatatttcacgTGCGCGTATAGTTCGCCCCTCGCTTTCATCCCGTTTTCCTCCGCTTCTTTCTGGGGTTTCTTCCTCTTTTTGTGACAATAGACGGTCCATTCTAATCGGGTTTCAAAGTAAATAGCAGCGCAGGGGCGAGCGCAATGTAAATTGTGCTTGTCAGAGCCCTCAGTCGTAGGTAGCGAGGAGCGAGGACTCTAACCAATGGAGTGAAGGAGGCTTGGCTAACCTTAGCCTCCCATTTTCTCTCTCCCCCCTCGATGCAGGGTTCTGACCAGTCAGTCGCCTTTGATTATCAGTTGCCAGCAGCCCCTCTCTTGGCTCCTTGACACGAGCACCATATAAGGCGCAGCGATCTCCATAGAAACGTGTCAGTTTCAATAGTAGTGTCAAAGTTCACTATATACAGACATTCGCGCAGATCTCCGTTTCGGAAACATTGCTCCGCTGGTACTCCCGTTAAAACGCATTCTTTTTTGGGTCTCCGCTTCTTACATATTccattagttgttttttttctttttatcctcGCTCTGTTCCTACTGGAGAGGTGAAACTACATAGGCACTCGGGCgacgctgtttttttttttcttttgctggaCCAGATGAGCTTTATTCATGAACATAGATAGAGAAATCCGTTCTTCAGTGTTTCCTCCTCTCCAACCGCGAAGACGGAGAGAGGAGCAAGGAAGAGAAAAGAGGGGAATTTATTTCGCACGGCACTTTGGATCTCCGGTCCACCAGAAAGCTATTATTTTTGCTTCAACGTGAAGATTTTTTATTGCGGTATTTTTTAAGAAacccgattttttttttattacgtctGGGATCGCTTTCTCTCTACACGATTGGGTTCCCGAATGGCTGACTGCAATTTACCTTGGAACTGGCCTCCCGACAATTGCATATCCTGATCGGGTGCCTTTCTGTCGACTCCGGTATTTTGAATGTATTGATCGTTTTCTGcttctacttttttttccctatgAGATTGAGTGCTCCGATTTGAATTCGCGCTGCCGTTCGTCCAAGACTTCCCTTTTCCCTGCTCCGATATCCGAGCGACCAGTTCGCTTGAAAGCACTTTTCGGGCCCGAGATATGGCAATGGTAGTTAGCGTCTGGCGAGATCCGCAGGAAGACGTGGCCGGAGGACCTCCGAGCGGCCCCAATCCAGCAGCTCAGCCGGCGAGGGAGCAACAGCAGGCGGCGTCAGCGGCACCGCACACTCCGCAGACCCCCAGTCAGCCAGGACCCCCGTCCACACCGGGGACGGCTGGCGACAAGGGCAGCCAGAATTCTGGACAGAGTCAACAGCATATAGAATGTGTTGTTTGCGGGGACAAATCGAGCGGCAAGCACTATGGTCAATTCACCTGCGAAGGATGCAAAAGTTTCTTCAAGAGGAGTGTCCGAAGGAACTTAACGTATACATGTCGTGCCAACAGGAACTGTCCTATTGACCAGCACCATCGTAATCAGTGCCAATATTGTCGGCTGAAGAAGTGTTTAAAAGTGGGCATGCGGCGGGAaggtgaatatatttttctaaacacGACACGCTATCGCTACACACAAGCTTATTGTTCGGAGACGTGTTACGTAAAGCTCGCGCTATAGCCGTGCAAACGCGAAATTAATTTTGCCTTGATTGCTTGCTAAAGAGTGTCAGAGGGCGCGTGCGAGCAATGGTAGACCCGCGACCGTAGGCAGGATCGGCATGCGCCTCGCAAAAGTAATTTTGTTTGCACAGACAGGCGAGCATCGTATGTACCCGTTCGAAGTCAGCCAATTACACGAGATATTAAAGTCACCCGTGAAGGCTGTATGCgtgtaaaagagagaaagagagaggtgaAGTGTCgtatgcgtgtgtgcgtgtgtagcCTATGCGCGCGCTTGCGTGTTGGAAGACTGCACAAGACCGCCGAAAAGCCTACTACACTCACTAACCCCATATTGTGCAGCTAAAAGAAATAACATACTGTGGTTTTACCTCTGAAAGTAAGACTCCGTGGCTCTGTTTTAACGCCGTAGCCCAGAGTAAACGTTTAGAGGCCTGTCTGTCCCCACACAGCCTAAGCTGTGTGCGAACAATGGCCTTTGCAACTTACAGTCTACTCTTAATTACTGACCAGGACAAAACCGATATTTATACCAcctgtgttgttttaaaataagaacTGGTTCAACGTAAAAACACGCTTACACACACGCCGCACATGCGTACACACGTTCAGCTcgaaatcaataataaaaacagtctTCGTGCTCGATtgtgaatgacattttttttctctgttccaGAGTTACCGTCCCGATCGTTAAATTAACTGTAAACTCGTCACTGCTTGAATCCACGCATATGCATATTACACGCATATGTCAAAATAGCGTAAGACCGTGGCGTTTGTAGCAAGAAAGAGGCCGGTGGCTTTGAACTAGTTCTGCTGAATAGTAGAGATTTAAGCCCCGGTCTTCGTCCGTCCTGTAATGTTTACTACGTGCACgtccaaataaatgcatacaaaataaataaaaatatgagcgtgtgcgtgtgtgaagaCACAAAaaatgagagcgagagagaaagagctagAGAGTATTTGTACGTAGTTGCTGAAGTCCATAAACAAAGGTAAACATGACCACCTAATAACCGATGAGAGCATGTGAAATGATTTTTCTTCGAGACGCAAGTTTCTTATTTAGCTGTGTTGTCGTAGATGTTAAACAGCAGTCTAGAGTAATCATGCACTCGAACTAAAGCTTCCACATAAATTATGTTTCTGGATGTACATTTcctctccctttctttctttttgtcagcGGTTCAGCGAGGAAGAATGCCTCCAACCCAACCGAACCCGGGCCAGTACGCGCTAACGAACGGGGATCCCCTGAACGGTCATTGCTATCTCTCCGGATACATCTCGTTACTACTTCGGGCCGAGCCTTATCCTACTTCTCGCTATGGCAGCCAGTGCATGCAGCCCAATAATATTATGGGGATCGAGAACATCTGCGAGCTTGCAGCTCGCCTGCTCTTCAGTGCTGTGGAATGGGCGAGGAACATCCCTTTCTTTCCCGACCTGCAGATCACCGACCAGGTGTCCCTGCTCAGACTGACGTGGAGCGAGTTATTTGTGCTAAACGCGGCTCAGTGCTCCATGCCCCTGCATGTGGCCCCGCTGCTCGCCGCCGCCGGCCTGCACGCCTCGCCTATGTCGGCGGACCGCGTCGTGGCCTTCATGGATCACATTCGCATCTTCCAGGAGCAGGTCGAGAAGCTCAAAGCGCTGCACGTCGATTCTGCAGAATACAGCTGCATCAAGGCGATAGTGCTCTTCACATCAGGTGAGTGCGCGAGACGAGGCCTACTCAGACATAAGGGGGCAATGCAATACGGGGTGGATAAGCTTCGGCATCGACGCTGTATCTCTCCAGCTGACTTTGTACTGTAAAAATCTCTTTAGCGCGCAAGTTGTGGAGCGGCGATTCAAACGGGATCGATTCAGAGCCGTTCGCGAATATTAAAGATTTAGCGTAACGCGAAATGCTGCATATTACTGCGCTCCACGCGGATTGTATTACATCTGAAGTAGCCTGTATTTTGCGATGCTTGTAGAGGAAGCATACAACTCGATATGCGAGCTTCAACGTGCATTTCTCCTTAATTTTACGTGATGTTAAATATTCAGGTCGATATTACACTCAAGTGCACATCTCAGAATATCTTTCCTATATCTGCTCAATCTATTTGGTTCACTATTGTACGCGAGGCCACagtgtacatacacacatatacgtCTGGGGCCCTCTCTGTTGAGAAAAGCTGACTACCGAGGcctctattattaataattgattttaagTTCCGgtgatatttttaaagtatattttctaTGAATGCGCAGATCCATCAGACCCGTGTCTGTCTATGAGGGGTTATTTTGTCAATAGGTAAAAAATGAGCTAAGCTATAACAATTTTAACAGAACATCGATCGACACCAAATTACCCTCACACTTCTATAGCATCATAACTGATGTGTATAATATTAGTATTTCTCTCGGAAACAGACGATAAAAAATATAACGCTTTTAATAAGGTTTAAGCGGACtgtttataaatagttttacacTACGTATgtcttttatttgatcattgtTAATTCTGATTTGATCTTCTTAGactattatgtaaattatatatatatatatatatatatatatatatatatatatatatatatatatatatatatatatattatattattgatattaacATTAAGTACTTTTTATGGCAATGTGTATTGTATACCTCTATGTTTTGACAAAATTAAGTAGCCAATACCAACTAGTAGACTACTAAAATACCATTACCCCTTCAAACGTCTCTGGAGTTTAGGGCAAAGCTTGcaagctacacacacacacacacacacacacacacacacacacacacataaatatatatatatatatatatatatatatatatatatatatatatatatatatatatatatatatatatatatatattatatatatacatacacacaaaacatctGTGGAAAAAAACTAGCAAAACTTACTGGTCATGTTGTGTAGTGTagccatttgtttttgtttagttttttagtttttttttttttttttttgccctaaGGTGAAATTAAAAGAGGCGTTCAAGTTAAAGTAGGCCACGGTCGGTTGGCCACCTTCTGCATTGCCTTAACTTTCAGAAATTTCTGAAACCCATAAATAATATCCTGAAGATCTAATGTATACCACAGAAATGTAACATTGCATCTGTTTCTCAATGACGTCAGTCTCACGCGGCAGGCTACCATCCTTCGTTCTTAACAACGAACTGCTTACAAAAGCACTCAGATATTTAAAGGTAGCGAATCAGAACAACTTGATGAAAGGGGGTCCTAATCCGTAAGATCAGAGATGAGTTTCAATACCAGCCATATCTTTTGATCCGTTGCCAGTCTAAAATGCTGCGTAAAGTTTTGGACGTACGGTCTTTATGTTTGTAAGTGAtggattaataattaataaagcgCCCACCGGTTTAGTCTCTTCTCGAGTACTTTATGCAGGAGTGTAGGCTGAATCGTTAAGTAAACTATCAAAAGCATTCTTACACACACGAAACGCATTACACTATTTTGCTGAATGctctctgttgttgtttttttttgttgttgttgttgttttattagcaGTTCTTTCTGCACATGCTGGCTGCAGCGGAAAGTGGCCCATGAGGTCACATTACTGAGAGATTTTAGCGAGGACTTAGCACAGTTCAGAAGTTCAGAAGGTTATTGTATTTGACCGCGGTGTGTTCTAGTCCAGCGCAATTAAGATCAGCCTCCGAGGCATGCTCCACGCCGCGCCCTCGCACTTTAAGCACTTAAATCGGAGAAAACGTAAACTCTTATTTTGAATATCTCCGGGCGCAGCCGCCATATTAGAATACTGACAGAAGACGTCGCCTGCTGCTGGCCTGGCGTTTGGCTGAACCGATGCTGGCAGTTTCCAGTGGTGGAGCTAGCCTACGTGGACGTGTTTTGAAGCAAAGGCGTTAATTGACGCGCACTATTAAAGTAGAAGAGTTTCGCGTCTTTCTCTGAAATTTAGGCGACTTTGTCCTCAAGCGGGTCCACGGTAATAAACGTGATCGCTTCCAGCGGCCTTGCCTCTTCGTTCGGACTCACAGCAGAGACAACTGCTGGTACGGGGGACCGGGCGAGGGATGACTTGGTAGCATCTGGAGAGCAATTAGGTCATAATTTGGTTATTACCGTGCCCAATTCTCCGTCAGATACGAAGCCGGGGCATTTCCATATTTGACACAAGGCGCTCGCGCCTTCTCCATCCCCTTCGCTCGAGCTCGTCCCTGCTTACTCTTTGTTTAGCGTGATTTGTGAGCGCGCACGCGGCGTGTCCCCTACAACGCAGGGAGTACGTTCTGTTACTCTTGAGGGATTGCGCAGacgtattgtttatttatattgcagGCAGCCTCATACGCTGCGTGATGCATGATGTCGGGCCCGTGTTTGTTCATCTCACTTTGTCAACAACACGTAACGCTGATGCTGAATGATAACCTGGGCCTCTTtttctgtgctgtgttttgtctACTCAGACGCTTGCGGCCTGTCAGACGCCGCACACATCGAGAGCCTGCAGGAGAAGTCTCAGTGCGCCCTGGAGGAGTACGTGAGGAGCCAGTACCCGAACCAGCCCAGT
This genomic interval from Puntigrus tetrazona isolate hp1 chromosome 5, ASM1883169v1, whole genome shotgun sequence contains the following:
- the nr2f1a gene encoding nuclear receptor subfamily 2 group F member 1-A isoform X1, producing MAMVVSVWRDPQEDVAGGPPSGPNPAAQPAREQQQAASAAPHTPQTPSQPGPPSTPGTAGDKGSQNSGQSQQHIECVVCGDKSSGKHYGQFTCEGCKSFFKRSVRRNLTYTCRANRNCPIDQHHRNQCQYCRLKKCLKVGMRREAVQRGRMPPTQPNPGQYALTNGDPLNGHCYLSGYISLLLRAEPYPTSRYGSQCMQPNNIMGIENICELAARLLFSAVEWARNIPFFPDLQITDQVSLLRLTWSELFVLNAAQCSMPLHVAPLLAAAGLHASPMSADRVVAFMDHIRIFQEQVEKLKALHVDSAEYSCIKAIVLFTSDACGLSDAAHIESLQEKSQCALEEYVRSQYPNQPSRFGKLLLRLPSLRTVSSSVIEQLFFVRLVGKTPIETLIRDMLLSGSSFNWPYMSIQ
- the nr2f1a gene encoding nuclear receptor subfamily 2 group F member 1-A isoform X2, encoding MAMVVSVWRDPQEDVAGGPPSGPNPAAQPAREQQQAASAAPHTPQTPSQPGPPSTPGTAGDKGSQNSGQSQQHIECVVCGDKSSGKHYGQFTCEGCKSFFKRSVRRNLTYTCRANRNCPIDQHHRNQCQYCRLKKCLKVGMRREVQRGRMPPTQPNPGQYALTNGDPLNGHCYLSGYISLLLRAEPYPTSRYGSQCMQPNNIMGIENICELAARLLFSAVEWARNIPFFPDLQITDQVSLLRLTWSELFVLNAAQCSMPLHVAPLLAAAGLHASPMSADRVVAFMDHIRIFQEQVEKLKALHVDSAEYSCIKAIVLFTSDACGLSDAAHIESLQEKSQCALEEYVRSQYPNQPSRFGKLLLRLPSLRTVSSSVIEQLFFVRLVGKTPIETLIRDMLLSGSSFNWPYMSIQ